The Pseudonocardia sp. HH130630-07 DNA window CTGTTGAAGCTGTTCACCAAGAACGTTCTGGAGACTGCGCTCGGGGAGGAGATGACCGAGCACCTCGGGCATGCAAAGAACCGGGCCGACCCGGACCGGGAATCGACGAACAACCGGAACGGTCACCGGTCGAAGACGGTGATCTCCGATGCTGTCGGGGAGGTCGAGATCGAGGTGCCGAGAGACCGCGACTCGACGTTCGAACCCCAGATCGTTCGGAAACGGCAACGGCGGTTGGGGGATGTCGATGAGATCGTGTTGTCGCTGTACGCGAAGGGTTTGACGACCGGGGAGATCTCGGCGCATTTCTCGGAGATCTACGGGGCGTCGGTGTCGAAGGAGACCGTCTCACGGATCACCGACTCGGTGATCGCCGAGATGCAGGAATGGGTGTCGCGGCCACTCGATGCGGTGTACGTCGCGGTCTTCGTGGACGCGATCATGGTGAAGGTCCGCGACGGGCAGGTCGCCAACCGGCCCGTCTACGCGGCGATCGGGGTCACCGTCGACGGCCGCAAGGACGTGCTGGGCCTGTGGGCCGGCTCCGGTGGTGAGGGCGCGAAGTTCTGGCTGGGGGTGCTGACCGACCTGCGTAACCGCGGCATGCGGGACGTGTTCTTCCTGGTCTGCGACGGGTTGAAAGGCCTGCCCGAGGTGGTGGAGAACGTGTGGCCACAGACCATCGTGCAGACATGCATCGTGCACTTGATCAGGATCTCGTTCCGGTTGACGTCGCGGCGTGACACCGATGCGATCAAGCGAGGGATTCGGGCGATCTACACGGCCCCCACCGCCGACGCCGCTCTCGCTGCTCTCGATGACCTCGACGAAAAATGGGGTCGCACTTATCCGGCGATGATCCGGTTGTGGCGCAACGCCTGGACCGAGTTCGTTCCGTTCCTCGACTACGATGCCGAGATCCGTGCCGTGTTGTGTTCGACGAACGCGAATCACTCAACGCCCGCTACCGCCGAGCGGTACGGGCGCGAGGGCATTTCCCCAGCGAGGCGGCCGCGTTGAAATGCCTGTACCTTGTGACCCGCAGCCTCGACCCGACCGGGCGAGGCCGCGCACGGTGGACGATCCGATGGAAGCCGGTGATCAACGCCTTCGCGATCACGTTCGGTGACCGCTGGCCGTCCGCCGAGCACTACTGACCAACAACGCCGGAACCACCGTTCCTGTTACAGACCCAAGCCGGGACGGTTCATGGTGTGTCACCGGGCTGGTGTGGCCGGCTGTGTCCGGGGCGGGTGTCTGTGGGCCCATGTGTGGGGCCGTGTCCGATGGTTCTGTGTCAGCGTAGTGGGCTGCCTCGAACTCGGTGGGGCTGATCATGCCCAGACTTGAGTGCAGTCGGCGGTTGTTGTACCACTCGACCCAGCTGGCGGTGGCGTACTCGACGTCGGCGATCGTGCGGTAGGGGCCGTCGTGGAAGACTCGGGTGTGCGGTTCCCCCATGATCGGGGAGGCATCAGCTATAAGGGGTAGCGATGCCAGAGGTACGGAAGCGCTACGACCGGGAGTTCCGTGACGGAGCGGTCCGGGTCGTGGAGGAGACGGGCAAGCCGATCGCCCAGGTCGCCCGTGACCTGGGGGTCAACGAGGGCACGCTGGGCAACTGGGTGGCCCGTGCACGAGAGGCCCGCGAGGACACCGAGGGCCTGTCTCGCGGCGGCGTCGAGGAGCTCAAGCGGCTGCGCGCGGAGAACGCCGAGCTGCGGATGGAGCGTGATGTCCTCAAGCGATCCGTGGTCCTGTGGGTCAAGGAGGCGACGAAGTGAGCGTGGCCCGTTTCATCGCCGACCAGAGGACCTTCCACCGGGTGCCGCACACGCTGGCCTGCGCCCTGTTGGGGGTGTCGATCTCCTGGTTGTACAAGTGGCTCGACCGCGCCGCGCGTTCCGACGGTGGTGCCACCGCGACCGAGAAGCGCCGCTGCGCGTTGGACGCCGCCGTGGCCGTGGCGTTCGACGACGCCCAGCGGCTACACGGCTCACCCCGTCTGCACGCCGACCTGTGTGAGGCCGGATGGCGGGTGTCGGAGAAGACCGTGGCGGACTCGATGCGCCGCCAGGGCCTGGTCGCCCGCCGGATCAAGCGGCACAACGGGCTGACCCGCCAGGACCGCACGGCGCCGAAGTTCCCGGACCTGCTTCGTCGGGGTTTCACTGCGGCCGAGCCGAACCGCAGATGGGTCGGGGACATGACCGAGATCCCCACCGCGGCCGGGAAGTTGTATCTGGCCACGGTGATCGACCTGTACTCGCGGCGGCTGCTCGGCGCGGCCACGGGGCTGCACCCGAACGCCGAGCTGGCGTGTGCGGCGATCCGGATGGCGGTGGCGGCCCGCGGCGGGGCGGACCGAATCGCCGGGGTGATCTTCCACACCGACCGCGGGTCGACCTACACCGCGGGCGCGTTCACCGCTCTGTGTCGGCGGCTCGACATCCGTCAGTCGATGGGCCGGGTCGGGTCGTGTTTCGACAATGCCGCGGCGGAGGCGTTCTTCTCCAGCCTGGAGTGGGAAGTGCTGTCCCGCAACGACTTCGACACCATCAGTAGGGCGCGGGCGGCGGTCATCGACTGGTGTTACGGCTTCTACAACCACCGGCGGCGACACAGTGCCGCCGCCGGGCTCTCACCGATCAACTACGAGAACGCCGCCCTCACCCGAGACGCGGCATAAGAACCCTCCACGATCTCGGGGGAACCGCAGGTGCGGATGCATTCGGCCTTGTAGAGGCCGTTGATGGTCTCCATCAGGGCGTTGTCGTAGGCGTCGCCGACGCTGCCGACCGAGGGCTGTATGCCCTCGAGGTGCAGGTGCTCGGTGAACCGCAGACTCGTATATTGCGACCCGGCATCGGAATGGCAGATCAGCTGGTCCCGGGCCACGGCTTTGCCCTCGTGGGCACGTCGCCACAGCGCCATCCGTAACGGCACGTCCACCAGCTCGACGTCACGAGTGAGCGCGGCGTGCCAGCCCACGATCTTCTGCGAGAAGCAGTCCACGATGAACGCCACGTAGGTGAACGACTGATACGTGCGCACGTAGGTGAAGTCGGTGACCCACTTGCTGTCGGGTGCTGAGGCGGTGAAGTTGCGGTCGAGCAGATCAGCGGCCCGCTGGGCGGTCGAGTCCGGGATGGTCGTGCGCGGCCGTTTCCCGCGGACCACTCCGGCCAGCCCCACCGAGCGCATCGCCCGGTCGACCGCTCCGAACCCAGCCTCGGGCAGCACCGTTCGACGGATCAGGGCCAGCATCTTGCGACGCCCATAAAGTCCCTCTGGGGCCAGCACCGGTTCGCCGGCGCGGTTGGTGGTGAACGCCGCCGCACGGACGGCGTCTTCGACCAGGGCGTCGGTGACGGTCCGGGCCGCGACCCGGCCGGCGGCGCCGTTCCTGGTGCCGGTCCGAGCGCACCAGGCCCGCAAGGTTCGTGCCGCGATCGTGAGCCCCAGGGTGTTGAGGGCAGCAAGGATCGACTCGACGGCATGACCAGCAGCCCGCATCTGATCGACGAACGCGACGATCAGCGGTTTCGGGGGTCGAGCTCCCCCACGAAGAAAATCGTCGCCGACTTGAGGACCTCGTTGACCTCGCGCAGGCGCTTGTTCTCCGCCCGCAACCGCCGCAGCTCCTCGCGGTCATCGCTGGTCACGCCCGCTACGACGCCGGTGTCGACGTCGTGCTGGGACACCCAGCGACGCACGGACTCACGCGACACCCCGAGTGACTCAGCGACCTGGACATGCACGGCACGCTCGGTCGAGTACGCCGAACGATGCTCGGTCACCAGACGCACAGCCTGGCTCCGAACCGCTGGGTCGATCTTCTTGGGCACGACACCCATCC harbors:
- a CDS encoding IS3 family transposase, with protein sequence MSVARFIADQRTFHRVPHTLACALLGVSISWLYKWLDRAARSDGGATATEKRRCALDAAVAVAFDDAQRLHGSPRLHADLCEAGWRVSEKTVADSMRRQGLVARRIKRHNGLTRQDRTAPKFPDLLRRGFTAAEPNRRWVGDMTEIPTAAGKLYLATVIDLYSRRLLGAATGLHPNAELACAAIRMAVAARGGADRIAGVIFHTDRGSTYTAGAFTALCRRLDIRQSMGRVGSCFDNAAAEAFFSSLEWEVLSRNDFDTISRARAAVIDWCYGFYNHRRRHSAAAGLSPINYENAALTRDAA
- a CDS encoding transposase, producing the protein MPEVRKRYDREFRDGAVRVVEETGKPIAQVARDLGVNEGTLGNWVARAREAREDTEGLSRGGVEELKRLRAENAELRMERDVLKRSVVLWVKEATK